In the Acropora muricata isolate sample 2 chromosome 10, ASM3666990v1, whole genome shotgun sequence genome, one interval contains:
- the LOC136930711 gene encoding ras-related protein ORAB-1-like codes for MNPDYDYLFKLLLIGDSGVGKSCLLIRFADDTFTDSFISTIGVDFKIRTINVGGKVVKLQIWDTAGQERFRTLTTAYYRSAHGIIMVYDVNEKETYLHIDQWLEEVDRYACDGVNKLLVGNKCDLLGKRQVEYSVAKAFAERLHISFIETSAKDRTNVDSVFYTMGEELREKLGSPLAPPDGQEETLNLKDSSPVKLSYWPKCCSFS; via the coding sequence ATGAATCCGGATTATGATTATCTGTTTAAACTGCTTTTGATCGGCGACTCTGGCGTTGGAAAATCATGTTTGCTAATTCGCTTCGCAGACGACACATTCACAGATAGCTTCATAAGTACCATTGGAGTGGACTTTAAAATAAGGACGATAAACGTCGGTGGCAAAGTTGTCAAGCTGCAAATTTGGGACACGGCGGGGCAAGAACGTTTTCGCACGCTTACCACAGCGTATTATCGTAGCGCACACGGCATCATAATGGTTTACGATGTCAATGAAAAGGAAACGTATTTACACATTGATCAATGGCTGGAAGAAGTCGACCGTTACGCCTGCGATGGAGTGAATAAACTTCTCGTAGGTAATAAATGCGATTTGCTAGGAAAGAGACAGGTAGAATACAGTGTTGCAAAAGCTTTTGCTGAAAGACTGCATATCTCTTTTATTGAAACTAGTGCTAAAGACCGTACAAACGTAGACAGCGTGTTTTACACAATGGGGGAAGAATTGAGAGAAAAACTTGGTTCGCCTCTAGCACCACCTGATGGGCAAGAAGAAACTTTAAATTTAAAGGACAGTTCGCCCGTCAAATTAAGTTACTGGCCGAAATGTTGCAGTTTTTCCTGA
- the LOC136930710 gene encoding uncharacterized protein, translating into MADIVNLENSGGDSAEVHLYGATVTSWKCNGQEMLFVSQQAVLNGTKAIRGGIPLIFPNFGPWDVGPQHGFARTSLWTVYQSPKEENGETSAVFVLEDNETTRNMWNNSFKLLYKVTVGNNLLNTTMTIENKGDKPFDFTTLFHTYFKVPDVTQTTVSGLEDLTYIDKVLGGRVCTESRKLVTVKSFTDRVYQNSPSEHKITNVGSRNCDLILWKENLPDTVIWNPWAQKAMTMSDFGDDEYAYMLCVEAGYVGKPFTLQPGKKFEAQQTFKCCYA; encoded by the exons ATGGCCGATATCGTGAATCTCGAGAATTCTGGTGGTGATTCTGCAGAAGTTCACCTCTACG GTGCTACGGTAACTTCCTGGAAGTGTAATGGCCAGGAAATGTTGTTTGTAAGTCAGCAGGCAGTTTTGAATGGAACAAAAGCCATCAGAGGAGGCATTCCACTTATTTTCC CTAACTTTGGCCCATGGGATGTGGGTCCTCAGCATGGCTTTGCAAGAACTAGTCTGTGGACTGTTTATCAGTCTCCCAAG GAAGAGAATGGTGAAACAAGTGCAGTGTTTGTTTTAGAGGACAATGAAACCACAAGAAACATGTGGAATAACAGTTTCAAACTTCTGTATAAAGTTACTGTCGGAAATAATCTCCTTAATACTACTATGACAATTGAAAATAAAG GTGACAAGCCTTTTGACTTCACTACACTTTTTCACACATACTTCAAAGTTCCTGATGTTACTCAAACAACAGTGTCTGGGTTAGAAGATCTAACATACATTGATAAG GTTCTTGGAGGTCGTGTATGTACTGAAAGTAGGAAGCTGGTGACAGTCAAAAGCTTTACTGACAG GGTTTACCAAAACTCTCCTAGTGAACACAAAATAACAAATGTTGGCTCTAGAAACTGTGATCTTATTCTCTGGAAGGAGAATTTACCAGATACAG TTATTTGGAATCCTTGGGCACAGAAAGCCATGACAATGTCGGATTTTGGAGATGATGAG TATGCTTATATGCTGTGTGTGGAGGCTGGATATGTGGGCAAGCCTTTTACTCTTCAACCAGGAAAGAAGTTTGAGGCACAACAGACCTTCAAATGCTGCTATGCATAA
- the LOC136930709 gene encoding ubiquitin-like protein 7 produces MPCIRIKEANQTTKHLIHGIDLNSKVEELKKIAAEKTNIPVEEQNCVFAGELMKDEKTLDSYGIQDGFTVYVLRKCPLPEPIEQDADDFPIVEVLPVLEKAIKSPLYKNTVTKILANPDMLEQLIVTTPGLSADPVAMTLLQDPELLEQLVETANVQTVIQEHPSLVQAASYIAAAIAKEGGGEGPSSRHNPSLLVGDDYESDDELRGMEPGLLAQAELVAANEERIQSSRGSRSQQQITSSLLSSALASAGISQASSSRSNEAGPSRRAGPSTSRQAITRDMVSEAMVSARNVVQTSSQMQSQLQQLRDMGITDDALSLQALSATDGDVQAALNIIFGGM; encoded by the exons ATGCCTTGTATTCGCATTAAAGAAGCTAATCAAACTACGAAGCATCTCATTCATGGAATTGACCTGAATAGCAAAGTTGAAGAGTTGAAGAAAATCGCGGCTGAGAAGACTAACATACCTGTTGAAGAGCAAA atTGCGTATTTGCTGGAGAGTTGATGAAAGACGAGAAAACTCTTGATTCTTATGGAATTCAAGATGGATTTACAGTGTATGTTTTGAGGAAATGCCCTTTGCCAGAACCAATAG AACAAGATGCAGATGATTTTCCAATTGTTGAAGTTTTGCCTGTACTGGAAAAAGCCATTAAGAGTCCATTATACAAAAACACA GTTACCAAAATTCTTGCCAACCCAGATATGTTAGAACAGCTGATTGTTACAACACCAGGTTTATCTGCTGATCCAGTTGCTATGA CCTTGCTTCAAGATCCAGAACTGCTTGAGCAGCTTGTTGAAACTGCAAATGTTCAGAC AGTGATCCAAGAGCATCCAAGCCTAGTACAGGCAGCTTCGTACATTGCTGCCGCAATTGCAAAAGAGGGAGGAGGGGAAGGGCCATCTAGTCGACATAATCCAAGTCTTTTAGTTGGAGATGACTATGAATCTGATGATGAGCTTCGTGGAATGGAACCAGGG CTTCTCGCTCAAGCAGAACTTGTTGCTGCAAATGAAGAGCGCATCCAATCATCTAGAGGTTCTCGATCACAACAACAAATAACCTCTTCATTGCTCTCATCTGCACTTGCCAGTGCTGGGATATCACAGGCATCTTCATCTCGCAGCAATGAAG CTGGTCCATCAAGACGTGCTGGTCCTTCAACCTCACGACAGGCAATAACAAGAGACATGGTCAGTGAAGCTATGGTATCTGCACGGAATGTAGTGCAAACATCATCCCAGATGCAG tctcaaCTTCAGCAGTTAAGGGACATGGGAATCACTGACGATGCTCTCAGTCTCCAAGCTTTATCGGCCACTGATGGAGATGTACAAGCTGCTCTCAACATCATATTTGGAGGAATGTAA